The proteins below come from a single Mangifera indica cultivar Alphonso chromosome 16, CATAS_Mindica_2.1, whole genome shotgun sequence genomic window:
- the LOC123198803 gene encoding LOW QUALITY PROTEIN: pentatricopeptide repeat-containing protein At2g17525, mitochondrial (The sequence of the model RefSeq protein was modified relative to this genomic sequence to represent the inferred CDS: inserted 1 base in 1 codon) produces MLKISNPSKLTLTKATTCLNLLLSWQSKPISTSSFPVLTHEHIARLILDQKSASQALQTFKWAAKLPNFTHSQSTYRALIYKLCAFRRFDTVKELLDEMPHSIQSPPDESIFITIVRGLGRARMIKEVTRVVDLFSRFNQTPSLKLFNAVLDVLVKEDIDLARAFYRKKMMATGIQGDEYTYGILMKGLCLTNKIGDGFKLLQIMKXSRVKPSSVIYNTLLHALCKNGKVGRARSLMNEMEEPNDVTFNVLISAYCKEENLVNALVLLEKSFNFGFLPDIVTITKVVELLCNTGRVAEAVEIFERVESKGSVIDVTAYNTLIKGFCRLGKAKVGYRFLKEMERKGCLPNVDTYNILISGFCETKMLDLALDMFNDMKTDGINWNFVTYDTLIKGLCSGGRMKDGLKILELMEDSKEGSKLHISPYNSVLYGLYKENQRNQALEFLTNMEKLFPKAVDRSVRILGFCEDGGIDNAKKVFDQMTEEGLVPSILVYDCLIRGFCQEERVREAFELMNGMVEHGYFPVASTFNALIVEFCSQGKVMTALKLMEDMVRRGSSPDAGSYNPLIDGFCKKGDFQNALRLFSQMVEKVILPDYLTWNSLIFGLSQQTIWSQHRNISNLNKLLQWITET; encoded by the exons ATGCTCAAAATCTCAAACCCTTCAAAGCTTACGCTAACAAAAGCCACTACTTGTCTGAACCTACTGCTCAGTTGGCAATCAAAACCCATTTCTACATCATCCTTTCCAGTCCTAACTCACGAACATATAGCCCGTCTCATTTTAGACCAAAAATCAGCTTCCCAAGCTCTTCAAACCTTCAAATGGGCCGCAAAACTCCCAAACTTCACCCATTCGCAATCCACTTACCGGGCTTTAATCTATAAATTATGTGCATTTCGTCGCTTTGACACTGTCAAGGAACTGCTTGACGAAATGCCCCACTCAATTCAATCACCCCCTGATGAGTCTATTTTCATCACAATTGTTCGTGGCCTTGGCAGGGCACGTATGATTAAAGAAGTTACGAGAGTTGTTGATTTGTTTTCGAGGTTTAACCAAACCCCATCTCTGAAACTTTTCAATGCTGTTCTTGATGTTCTTGTTAAGGAAGATATTGATTTGGCAAGAGCATTTTATAGGAAGAAGATGATGGCAACTGGGATTCAAGGTGATGAATACACATATGGTATTTTGATGAAGGGTCTTTGCTTGACTAATAAGATTGGTGATGGTTTTAAGCTCTTGCAAATTATGA TCTCGAGGGTAAAGCCGAGTAGTGTGATTTATAACACATTGCTTCATGCACTTTGCAAAAATGGAAAAGTTGGGAGGGCAAggagtttgatgaatgaaatGGAAGAACCCAATGATGTTACTTTTAACGTTTTGATATCTGCTTATTGCAAAGAAGAGAATTTAGTTAATGCTCTTGTGTTGTTGGAGAAGAGCTTTAATTTTGGCTTTTTACCTGATATCGTTACTATTACAAAGGTTGTGGAACTTCTATGCAACACAGGCCGTGTAGCAGAAGCTGTTGAAATTTTTGAGAGAGTAGAGAGCAAGGGAAGTGTAATTGATGTCACTGCTTATAACACCTTGATAAAGGGTTTTTGTAGATTAGGGAAGGCAAAAGTTGGGTATCGGTTTTTGAAAGAGATGGAGAGGAAGGGCTGCCTTCCGAATGTagacacatataatatattgatttctGGGTTTTGTGAAACTAAGATGTTGGATTTAGCTCTTGATATGTTTAATGACATGAAAACAGATGGGATCAATTGGAACTTTGTTACTTATGATACATTAATTAAGGGTTTGTGCTCAGGAGGGAGGATGAAAGACGGTTTAAAGATCTTAGAGTTGATGGAAGATAGCAAAGAGGGTTCTAAACTACACATTAGTCCGTATAACAGTGTGTTATATGGTTTGTACAAGGAGAACCAACGGAATCAAGCACTAGAGTTTCTTACAAACATGGAGAAATTATTCCCAAAAGCTGTTGATAGGAGTGTAAGGATATTAGGCTTTTGTGAGGACGGTGGTATAGATAATGCCAAAAAGGTCTTTGATCAGATGACTGAAGAAGGGTTAGTTCCAAGTATTCTTGTTTATGACTGCCTAATCCGTGGTTTTTGCCAAGAAGAACGTGTGCGAGAGGCGTTTGAACTAATGAATGGGATGGTTGAACATGGCTATTTTCCAGTTGCATCAACATTCAATGCTCTAATTGTTGAGTTTTGCAGTCAGGGAAAAGTTATGACAGCTTTGAAACTCATGGAGGATATGGTTAGGAGAGGCTCTTCACCTGATGCAGGAAGTTATAATCCTTTGATTGATGGTTTCTGCAAAAAGGGAGATTTCCAGAATGCTCTGAGACTCTTCTCACAGATGGTTGAGAAAGTCATCCTTCCTGATTATTTAACATGGAACTCTTTGATTTTCGGTCTTAGTCAACAAACAATATGGTCACAACACAGGAACATATccaatttaaacaaattattgcaATGGATT